From Dechloromonas sp. A34:
TGCCCCGCCGCGCCGAGTGCGGCAAGCCCTGCCAGAGCTGCAAGGCCAAATGCGCCTACGACGCCATTGAACCGAGCGGCGAAATCCGTTACGACGCCTGCTTCCAGTGCCTGGACTGCGTCGGCATCTACCATGACGCCCAACGCTGCACCCCGATCCTGCTCTACGAGAAGAAGGGGATGGTCCTCACCCCGAAAGGCGTCATGCGCGGCGCAGCAGGCGACTGAGCAACGACCAGAAACGGGCCAGCAGCCAGCCGGCGAGGATCAGGAAAAGGAGCAGCAGGCCGAGAAACAGCAGCGGCGAAGCAATCATCGCCCACAGCCCGCCGAGCACCATGCCCTCCTCGCCGAACGAGGCCAACCAGTTGGAAAACGGCTCGGGCGAGGTATTGATCGCCAGCCGGCTGCCGGCCTTGGCGAAATGGGTGCCGGCCGTGATCGTGCCGCCGATCAGGCCGGCCGCCACCATCCACGACGGATCGGCCTCGCCCAAGGCCAGCGCGGCGAGCAGCGCCCCGGCGGGA
This genomic window contains:
- a CDS encoding DUF4126 domain-containing protein, which encodes MDLVQTIALSAGLAWASGLRLYLVVFLAGVLSYFGYLQLPETLSVLRNPLVIGAAGLMAFAELVADKIPAFDSLWDSVQTFIRIPAGALLAALALGEADPSWMVAAGLIGGTITAGTHFAKAGSRLAINTSPEPFSNWLASFGEEGMVLGGLWAMIASPLLFLGLLLLFLILAGWLLARFWSLLSRLLRRA